From the genome of ANME-2 cluster archaeon, one region includes:
- the cdhA gene encoding CO dehydrogenase/acetyl-CoA synthase complex subunit epsilon — protein MVIKKGKFTIEGLENVQINIDKVTSSDEEKEEPQGPTPAPDIHELRDWDMRLLKRYEPVYSPICDLCCYCTYGKCDLTGNKEGACGINMEAHQAREAMLRTLTGAAAHAGHGRHLLNHLIKRFGADHPIDVGPSDIKAPVTQTVLGIKPETIGDFVPVLDYVEEQITQLLATTHIGQEGSAIDFESKALHAGMVDHVGMEVSDIIQISCLDMPKSQADAPLVDVGMGIIDSTKPVLLCIGHNVAAVTYIMDYMDEHDLFDKIELAAICCTAHDMTRVNPKAKVVGSLSKQLKYIRSGIPDLIIVDEQCIRADMMRETSKLHIPVIATNDKVMYGLPDRSKDDIDDIIRDLASGDQPGVLLFDYDKVGELAPKLVMKMAPIRKEKGITALPSDDEFKKLASSCTQCGACVIGCPQGLEIDKAMEAAVEGNLTLFEELHDKCIGCGRCDVECPKNIPVLDVIEKASQKVIREEKGKLRTGRGQVGDPEIREEGVNLVLGTTPGVVAIIGCPNYPDGSRDVYEIAEEMLQRSYIVVTSGCSAMDIGMFKDDEGKTLYERYGGGFLKGNLLNTGSCVSNAHITATTIKVAAIFARRDITGNFEEIADYVMNRIGAVGLAWGGSTQKALSIGTGCNRLGIPVVLGPHGPKYRRAYPGKAYDKDKWNILDARNGSVHNVEPAPEHLLISAENKAELMPLLAKLCFRPGDNNLGRMLKLTHYNDLSEQSLDVLPDDWHIYVRSEADLPLAKREKLLKILEEEHGWKIDWDRKKILEGPARKVDISFQPTNVPRLCKGAVE, from the coding sequence ATGGTTATTAAAAAAGGCAAATTTACCATAGAAGGTCTGGAAAACGTCCAGATAAACATAGACAAGGTAACATCTTCTGATGAAGAAAAAGAAGAGCCACAAGGTCCAACTCCTGCACCCGATATACATGAACTGCGGGATTGGGATATGAGGCTGCTTAAGCGGTACGAACCCGTTTATTCGCCTATTTGCGATCTGTGCTGTTACTGTACCTATGGCAAGTGTGACCTGACAGGCAACAAGGAAGGTGCTTGCGGTATCAACATGGAAGCCCACCAGGCCCGCGAAGCCATGCTAAGGACCTTGACAGGTGCAGCCGCCCACGCGGGCCACGGCAGACACTTGCTGAACCATCTTATCAAGCGTTTTGGAGCTGACCATCCTATCGATGTGGGGCCCAGTGACATAAAAGCACCGGTCACCCAGACTGTATTGGGTATTAAACCGGAGACCATTGGTGATTTCGTTCCTGTACTGGACTATGTGGAAGAGCAGATAACACAACTGCTGGCTACAACCCATATTGGCCAGGAAGGGAGTGCCATAGATTTTGAATCCAAAGCCCTGCATGCAGGTATGGTAGACCATGTTGGCATGGAAGTATCTGATATTATCCAGATATCCTGCCTGGATATGCCAAAAAGCCAGGCCGATGCTCCACTGGTCGATGTGGGTATGGGTATAATTGATTCCACCAAACCAGTGCTTTTATGTATAGGCCATAATGTGGCTGCTGTCACATATATTATGGACTATATGGATGAGCATGACCTGTTTGACAAGATAGAATTAGCTGCCATTTGCTGCACGGCACATGACATGACCCGGGTCAATCCCAAGGCAAAGGTAGTGGGGTCTTTGTCAAAACAGCTTAAATACATCCGCTCAGGCATCCCTGACCTGATAATTGTGGATGAACAATGTATCAGGGCCGATATGATGCGGGAAACCAGTAAACTTCATATTCCGGTCATTGCTACCAATGATAAGGTTATGTACGGTCTGCCTGACAGGAGCAAAGATGATATTGATGACATTATCCGTGACCTTGCATCAGGTGACCAGCCCGGTGTCTTATTGTTCGACTATGATAAGGTCGGTGAACTGGCCCCGAAACTTGTCATGAAGATGGCACCGATACGCAAGGAAAAAGGTATTACTGCCCTGCCCAGTGATGATGAGTTCAAAAAACTGGCCTCAAGCTGCACCCAGTGTGGTGCATGTGTGATCGGCTGCCCACAAGGACTTGAAATTGATAAAGCAATGGAGGCTGCAGTAGAAGGCAACCTGACACTGTTCGAGGAATTGCATGATAAATGTATAGGCTGCGGACGGTGCGATGTTGAATGTCCTAAGAACATTCCGGTACTGGATGTGATAGAGAAAGCGTCCCAGAAAGTCATCCGTGAAGAGAAAGGAAAGCTCAGGACTGGCCGGGGCCAGGTAGGAGACCCTGAGATCAGGGAAGAGGGTGTCAACCTTGTACTCGGGACCACACCCGGTGTAGTGGCTATCATTGGCTGCCCAAACTATCCCGACGGTAGCCGCGATGTATATGAAATTGCCGAGGAGATGTTGCAGCGGAGTTATATTGTCGTTACTTCAGGCTGCAGTGCCATGGATATTGGCATGTTCAAAGATGACGAGGGTAAGACCCTGTATGAGCGATACGGAGGGGGTTTCCTCAAAGGTAACCTGCTAAATACCGGTTCATGTGTTTCAAACGCCCACATAACAGCCACTACTATCAAGGTAGCTGCCATATTTGCCAGGCGTGATATTACCGGCAACTTTGAAGAGATCGCAGATTATGTGATGAACAGGATAGGAGCCGTGGGCCTGGCATGGGGTGGATCTACACAGAAGGCACTTTCCATCGGTACAGGCTGTAACCGTCTTGGTATACCTGTAGTATTGGGACCCCACGGACCCAAATACAGGCGGGCATACCCGGGCAAGGCTTATGATAAGGATAAATGGAACATCTTGGATGCCAGGAACGGTTCAGTGCATAATGTCGAACCTGCACCCGAACATCTGTTGATATCAGCAGAAAATAAAGCAGAGCTCATGCCCCTGCTGGCTAAACTCTGCTTCAGGCCCGGTGACAATAACCTGGGACGCATGCTCAAGCTGACCCATTACAACGACCTGAGCGAACAGTCTCTGGACGTGCTGCCTGATGACTGGCATATTTATGTGAGAAGTGAAGCTGACCTGCCCCTGGCAAAGAGGGAGAAGCTGCTTAAGATACTGGAAGAGGAACATGGCTGGAAGATCGACTGGGACAGGAAAAAAATACTTGAAGGTCCTGCAAGGAAGGTTGACATTTCCTTCCAGCCCACAAATGTACCCCGGCTGTGCAAGGGGGCGGTCGAATAA
- a CDS encoding ribonuclease HII, translated as MLVAGVDEAGKGPVLGPMIVAGIVIEESKLPELKKLGVKDSKVLSPMRRNYLASKIRELVDDYYILDVSARQIDEFRKIMNMNQIMVICHAKVLDQLGPQKAYLDASDVNEERFGENVSKKHKASIEIIAKHKADDLFPIVSAASILAKVRRDRCVREIEKKIGLPLGSGYPSDPKTRKFMEKWIKEHGSLPDIARHSWKTSENLLKKMR; from the coding sequence ATGCTTGTAGCTGGTGTGGATGAGGCTGGAAAAGGACCTGTTTTAGGTCCTATGATAGTTGCAGGAATAGTAATTGAGGAGAGCAAGCTACCTGAACTTAAAAAACTTGGAGTAAAGGACTCAAAAGTCCTTTCCCCTATGCGAAGGAATTACCTTGCATCAAAGATAAGGGAGCTTGTTGATGACTATTACATCCTTGATGTAAGTGCCCGGCAGATCGACGAGTTCAGGAAGATAATGAACATGAACCAGATAATGGTAATATGCCACGCTAAAGTACTGGACCAGCTTGGCCCACAAAAGGCTTATCTGGATGCCTCTGATGTTAATGAAGAGCGATTTGGGGAGAATGTAAGTAAAAAACACAAGGCTTCCATTGAGATCATAGCAAAACATAAGGCAGATGACCTTTTTCCCATTGTATCGGCTGCTTCCATTCTTGCCAAAGTCAGAAGGGACAGGTGTGTGAGGGAGATTGAAAAAAAGATTGGTTTGCCGCTGGGCAGCGGATATCCGTCAGATCCGAAAACAAGAAAATTCATGGAAAAGTGGATAAAGGAACATGGAAGTCTTCCGGATATTGCCAGGCATTCATGGAAAACATCTGAGAACTTGCTCAAGAAAATGCGTTAA
- the cdhB gene encoding CO dehydrogenase/acetyl-CoA synthase complex subunit epsilon yields MAAKELDTTRNAVPFDKANIPGPKMAKAVKAEVAGKFISKAKRPLLIVGTAAGDDGVIEIVRTMAGKGIPVAATGSSLKRLKEEGIDATYVNLHALVSYLKDPDWKGFDGKGGYDTTIFLGHTYYYASQLMSTLKNFTKIKVISIDRHYHPNAGQSFGNLKPDDFIKALDVVVAQL; encoded by the coding sequence ATGGCAGCTAAGGAATTGGATACCACCAGAAATGCAGTACCCTTTGACAAGGCTAATATTCCCGGACCAAAGATGGCAAAAGCCGTTAAAGCAGAGGTGGCAGGTAAGTTTATTTCAAAGGCAAAGCGTCCGCTGCTCATCGTGGGGACAGCGGCTGGTGATGATGGTGTCATTGAAATTGTCAGGACCATGGCTGGAAAAGGCATACCTGTGGCTGCTACGGGAAGTAGCTTGAAGCGGTTGAAAGAGGAAGGCATTGATGCCACCTACGTCAACCTGCATGCACTGGTCTCATACCTGAAAGACCCTGACTGGAAGGGTTTTGATGGCAAAGGTGGATATGATACAACCATATTCCTCGGGCATACGTACTACTATGCCAGCCAGTTGATGTCCACGTTAAAGAATTTTACAAAAATTAAGGTAATCTCTATTGACAGGCACTATCATCCAAATGCCGGGCAATCATTCGGCAACCTTAAACCGGATGATTTTATCAAGGCACTGGATGTGGTTGTAGCACAATTATAA